TAGCTGGAGCTGGTTGCCTGTTCTGTTGAAGGAACTTGTAAAGCTTGAAGGGATTCATGTTAGTAACGAGAATTCCAGCTCCCCTGTCTATGTACTCTACCAACTTCTCAAGTTCTGGCTTCCCTAGCTCCTTAGCTGCCTTCTTTATAGCTAGCTCTATCAAGGTATTCCTGGAGACCCTAAGCAGACCTCCATTTTCTCTAATTAACCTTCTCATTTGTGAAAGGGGATACGCTGGCATTGATGAAACGTCAACTAAAGCAATTACAGGATAACTCTTGATTAGCTTTGCAAGCTCTTCAACTTCCTTCTTCTTCCACTCAGCAACGTGGGCCATTTACATCACCCCTCTACTCTCACGGCCGGGCCCATTGTAGTCTTAACGTATACTGATCTTATCTGATTCTCTCCCCTTTCAAGTTTACCAATTATCGCGTTAAGTACTGCTTCTATGTTTTCAGCTAGTTGTTCATCGCTCATCTTTTCCGTTCCAACAGGCGCATGAACTACTGGATTATCCTTTAACTGTATCCTAACTGTTTTCTTGAGCTTCTCCACTATCGGCTCTATGTTAGTCATTGTAGGTGGAACGACAACGGGCATCTTGTTCCTGGGACCTAGGTATCTACCGAGGTACCTACCTATCTTGGGCATTAATGGGGCCTCAGCTATGAAGAAGT
This Pyrococcus horikoshii OT3 DNA region includes the following protein-coding sequences:
- a CDS encoding 50S ribosomal protein L1, encoding MAFDRQKIVEAVKEAKARAKPRNFTQSVEVAVNLKDIDLKRPENRFKLEVVLPHGRGKDVKIAVIADGAVAEAARRLGLDVISSAELEEIAKSPRQARKLAKKYDFFIAEAPLMPKIGRYLGRYLGPRNKMPVVVPPTMTNIEPIVEKLKKTVRIQLKDNPVVHAPVGTEKMSDEQLAENIEAVLNAIIGKLERGENQIRSVYVKTTMGPAVRVEG